One stretch of Hypanus sabinus isolate sHypSab1 chromosome 29, sHypSab1.hap1, whole genome shotgun sequence DNA includes these proteins:
- the polr2f gene encoding DNA-directed RNA polymerases I, II, and III subunit RPABC2 isoform X2 codes for MSDNEDNFDGDDFDDADEDEAMDDLDNVEEEDRENVEILPAADGQQANQKRITTSYMTKMCAPVMVELEGETDPLQIAMKELKARKIPIIIRRYLPDGSYEDWGVDELIIAD; via the exons ATGTCGGATAACGAGGATAA TTTCGATGGAGATGATTTCGATGATGCAGATGAAGATGAAGCGATGGATGATTTGGACAACGTGGAGGAG GAAGACCGTGAAAACGTGGAGATTCTCCCCGCGGCAGACGGGCAGcaggccaaccagaaaaggatcaccACCTCCTACATGACGAA GATGTGTGCCCCAGTCATGGTTGAGCTTGAAGGAGAGACAGACCCACTGCAGATCGCAATGAAAGAGCTGAA GGCTCGGAAAATCCCGATCATTATCCGACGTTATCTGCCGGATGGAAGCTATGAGGATTGGGGAGTGGATGAGCTGATAATTGCAGACTGA
- the polr2f gene encoding DNA-directed RNA polymerases I, II, and III subunit RPABC2 isoform X1, which yields MSDNEDNFDGDDFDDADEDEAMDDLDNVEEEDRENVEILPAADGQQANQKRITTSYMTKYERARVLGTRALQIAMCAPVMVELEGETDPLQIAMKELKARKIPIIIRRYLPDGSYEDWGVDELIIAD from the exons ATGTCGGATAACGAGGATAA TTTCGATGGAGATGATTTCGATGATGCAGATGAAGATGAAGCGATGGATGATTTGGACAACGTGGAGGAG GAAGACCGTGAAAACGTGGAGATTCTCCCCGCGGCAGACGGGCAGcaggccaaccagaaaaggatcaccACCTCCTACATGACGAAGTACGAGAGAGCCCGAGTACTGGGGACGCGGGCTCTCCAGATAGC GATGTGTGCCCCAGTCATGGTTGAGCTTGAAGGAGAGACAGACCCACTGCAGATCGCAATGAAAGAGCTGAA GGCTCGGAAAATCCCGATCATTATCCGACGTTATCTGCCGGATGGAAGCTATGAGGATTGGGGAGTGGATGAGCTGATAATTGCAGACTGA